One region of Armigeres subalbatus isolate Guangzhou_Male chromosome 3, GZ_Asu_2, whole genome shotgun sequence genomic DNA includes:
- the LOC134222344 gene encoding uncharacterized protein LOC134222344, translating into MEITQVNLNHCDTAQQLLWQSTTESNCDVAIIAEPYRVPHDNGNWVTDKERIAAIQVMGRYPIQEVVDSSHEGFVIVKINGIFVCSCYAPPRWPIERFNQMLDVLTDTLIGRNPVVIAGDFNAWAVEWGSRLTNERGYSLLEALAKLEVRLCNEGNVSTFRKDGRESIIDITFCSLCLMGDMNWRVSEDYTHSDHQAIQYSVGQRNPTSIHRMRSCERMWKTQYFDKDLLVESLRAASGNLNLNADQLTETVARACDASMPRRLEPRNRRRPAYWWNESLRDLRSACLRARRRVTRSRTEEDREQNKVVFRAARAALNREIKLSKLNCYKELCREADANPWGYAYRTIMAKTKGPTTPVEMCPERLKIIVDGLFPHHSPTLWPSTPYDDEDDAVDATVSSEELEVVAKALKVKSSWSGRNSQCSIEDCSTGVPGHV; encoded by the coding sequence ATGGAGATAACCCAAGTAAacctcaatcattgcgacactgctcagcaactgttgtggcagtctACAACGGAATCTAACTGTGATGTCGCAATCattgcagagccgtatcgagttccTCACGATAACGGTAATTGGGTAACGGATAAAGAACGGATAGCTGCGATACAAGTTATGGGCCGATATCCCATACAGGAAGTAGTCGATAGCTCACACGAGGGATTCGTAATCGTCAAAATCAATGGTATCTTTGTATGTAGTTGCTACGCACCGCCAAGGTGGCCTATAGAGCGGTTTAACCAGATGCTGGATGTGCTCACCGACACGCTAATCGGCCGAAATCCAGTAGTTATCGCAGGAGATTTCAATGCCTGGGCAGTAGAGTGGGGCAGTAGGCTAACCAACGAAAGAGgctacagtttgctggaggcttTAGCAAAGCTGGAAGTTAGACTGTGTAACGAAGGGAACGTTAGCACATTCCGCAAAGACGGTCGGGAATCCATAATCGATATCACGTTCTGTAGCTTGTGTCTGATGGGAGatatgaactggagagttagtgaGGATTACACTCACAGTGATCACCAGGCCATCCAGTACAGCGTCGGCCAGAGAAACCCCACGTCGATACATAGGATGAGATCTTGCGAGAGGATGTGGAAAACGCAGTACTTTGACAAGGACCTTCTAGTCGAATCACTTCGTGCGGCAAGTGGTAATCTAAACCTTAATGCAGATCAGTTAACAGAAACTGTAGCGAGGGCATGTGATGCATCAATGCCGAGAAGATTGGAACCACGCAATAGGCGACgtccggcttactggtggaacgagtcACTCAGGGATCTTCGTTCTGCTTGTTTAAGGGCAAGAAGACGCGTTACAAGATCGCGAACAGAAGAGGATAGAGAACAGAATAAGGTAGTATTTCGTGCGGCTAGGGCAGCATTGAACCGCGAGATCAAGTTGAGCAAGTTGAACTGCTACAAGGAGTTGTGCCGCGAAGCCGATGCCAATCCGTGGGGCTACGCTTATCGGACGATAATGGCAAAGACCAAAGGACCAACAACGCCAGTTGAAATGTGCCCGGAGAGGCTAAAGATAATAGTGGACGGTCTCTTCCCGCATCACAGCCCAACGCTGTGGCCATCAACTCCGTACGATGATGAAGACGACGCTGTTGATGCTACGGTCTCCAGCGAAGAGCTTGAAGTTGTCGCGAAAGCTCTGAAGGTTAAAAGCTCCTGGTCCGGACGGAATTCCCAATGTAGCATTGAGGACTGCTCTACTGGCGTTCCCGGACATGTTTAG
- the LOC134222345 gene encoding uncharacterized protein LOC134222345 encodes MENQTKNNEGAGEENVFARSGKLLRSPASTMKAVDRTSDNNQQVKKQRPPGELEILNQMLTPKAGGSAFQESLQFGRSSMVEVRRKVNELYDFIKDRNNVHTKIKEIVTCIKSAVTAAEREQKSLRLRAETAEKTLIENAERTINEAEVTRTEKRVRDSPGEEEVPKNQERDDVRRKKKGNERKDTEWRTVERQKEKRKKRKRTAKIRSQNEQSKNPELAE; translated from the coding sequence AtggaaaaccaaaccaaaaacaacgaaggagcaggcgaaGAGAATGTTTTCGCAAGGAGCGGAAAGTTGCTGAGATCACCAGCATCGACAATGAAAGCGGTGGATAGGACCAGTGATAACAACCAGCAGGTCAAGAAACAAAGACCTCCAGGAGAACTAGAGATTCTGAATCAGATGCTCACACCGAAAGCGGGAGGCAGTGCCTTTCAAGAAAGCCTCCAATTCGGGAGGTCCAGCATGGTGGAAGTGAGAAGAAAAGTAAATGAGCTCTACGATTTCATTAAAGACAGGAACAACGTGCACACTAAGATCAAGGAAATTGTGACGTGTATTAAATCCGCCGTTACAGCTGCTGAACGCGAACAAAAATCGCTGAGGTTGAGAGCTGAAACTGCTGAAAAGACGCTGATAGAGAATGCGGAAAGAACAATCAACGAAGCAGAAGttactcgcacggagaagcggGTTAGGGATTCTCCAGGGGAGGAAGAAGTTCCAAAAAACCAAGAACGTGATGACGtgcgaaggaaaaaaaaaggtaACGAAAGAAAAGACACTGAATGGCGTACCGTCGAGAGGCAGAAAGAGAAGAGGAAAAAGAGAAAGAGAACGGCGAAAATAAGAAGTCAGAACGAACAAAGCAAAAACCCAGAGCTCGCAGAGTGA